The following are encoded together in the Rhizoctonia solani chromosome 10, complete sequence genome:
- a CDS encoding BAG domain protein, translating into MFTFAQPSYHHHYIPYEELAMQQELQRRRQMQAYIRRQQEAEEMERRRREYEAAVRRAEYERQVEAELERRRQAELQRRRQAQQCRSRQSMYDGGLEGLLEALYGGQGHRQEDRQTNTPLRTPSTPPMFSPTPKPTATDAPASSTQSPAPAEPRSAVETEPEVDEQQIDTAPSHAAIQSILSSFATLQSEFTFPTHIDFLPGPSPKLAYTANNAPVHGYEHALTGLLTKLDGVESYGDAEVRRARKEAVNAIERELERLDKMKTDAWKNTNEPQAEVSAMEACESEIGTAEVDPVSVPLPEDMDLENDSTEAMDSDERTVDEHPSLAVLDPAPASNVQTELASPPDVEQSVHAESVVSPTTLTTVPTSHTMGTERTISSELPGDGTGSTLTTYTPHVESLARSLLSPSPSETSESDVELEDYVDVETMSTSGEETDEAEEVKRDGDLELMRDRDLDF; encoded by the exons ATGTTCACGTTTGCACAACCTTCGTATCACCACCACTACATCCCATACGAGGAGCTAGCAATGCAGCAAGAGCTCCAGCGGCGGCGGCAGATGCAAGCATACATACGCCGACAGCAAGAAGCAGAGGAGATGGAGCGACGTCGGAGAGAGTATGAAGCTGCGGTGCGACGAGCAGAGTACGAGCGGCAAGTTGAGGCGGAGCTGGAGCGACGACGACAAGCAGAACTGCAAAGGCGGCGACAGGCACAGCAGTGTCGTTCGCGGCAGTCAATGTACGATGGAGGGCTTGAGGGTCTTCTCGAGGCTCTGTATGGCGGACAGGGTCATAGGCAAGAG GACCGTCAGACAAATACTCCACTACGAACACCATCCACACCACCTATGTTTTCGCCTACGCCCAAACCCACTGCGACCGATGCCCCCGCATCATCTACACAATCTCCTGCTCCAGCCGAGCCCAGGTCTGCGGTCGAAACCGAACCAGAAGTAGACGAGCAGCAAATCGACACCGCACCCTCGCACGCTGCAATCCAGTCTATCCTATCTTCGTTCGCCACTCTCCAGTCCGAGTTTACGTTCCCGACCCACATCGACTTTCTACCCGGCCCGTCACCGAAACTTGCATACACAGCCAACAATGCACCGGTGCATGGGTACGAGCACGCGCTGACGGGACTGCTGACGAAACTGGATGGAGTGGAGTCGTACGGAGATGCAGAAGTAAGAAGGGCACGGAAGGAAGCAGTGAATGCGATTGAGAGGGAGCTGGAACGGCTTGACAAGATGAAGACGGACGCATGGAAGAATACCAATGAACCACAAGCCGAAGTATCTGCGATGGAGGCATGCGAGTCTGAGATAGGCACAGCCGAAGTAGACCCGGTATCGGTACCACTGCCTGAAGACATGGACCTGGAGAACGATTCGACAGAAGCGATGGACTCGGACGAACGCACCGTGGATGAACATCCTTCGTTGGCGGTCCTGGATCCAGCCCCAGCCTCTAATGTGCAAACCGAACTTGCTTCACCACCGGACGTCGAGCAGTCTGTTCATGCCGAGTCTGTCGTCAGCCCCACCACTCTTACCACTGTCCCTACATCACATACTATGGGGACCGAGCGTACCATCTCATCAGAACTACCTGGTGATGGGACTGGTAGTACCTTGACAACTTATACTCCTCACGTCGAGTCTCTCGCAAGATcgctcttatccccatcacCTTCGGAGACGAGCGAGTCTGACGTTGAGCTGGAGGACTATGTCGATGTAGAGACGATGTCCACGTCGGGCGAAGAAACAGACGAAGCAGAAGAGGTCAAGAGAGATGGAGACTTGGAGCTGATGCGGGATCGGGATTTGGACTTTTGA